A genomic window from Prunus persica cultivar Lovell chromosome G2, Prunus_persica_NCBIv2, whole genome shotgun sequence includes:
- the LOC18786639 gene encoding ribonuclease H2 subunit A isoform X1: protein MGSGAAIPQWTSEPCIMGIDEAGRGPVLGPMVYGCLYCARSYEKTLSSLNFADSKTLKEEKREELFENLKADESIGWAVDIIDPRELSAKMLKKNKINLNEISHDSAIGLITKVLNMGVLLTEVYVDTVGDAEKYRTKLSERFPAVKFVVAKKADSLYPVVSGASIVAKVTRDRALRDWVLEETAEDLHKDFGSGYPGDPNTKAWLQHHKHLVFGFPTLVRFSWGTCTPYFKDIVEVSWESNETDGDGSSSANGKRQLKLSNFGVTKSKRKIEEIESSGKGRCKFFMARKLEQVTQF, encoded by the exons ATGGGATCGGGCGCCGCAATCCCCCAATGGACCTCAGAGCCTTGCATCATGGGCATCGATGAAGCTGGCCGAGGCCCTGTTTTAG GTCCAATGGTGTACGGATGCTTGTACTGTGCTCGCTCGTATGAGAAGACTCTCTCCTCTTTGAATTTTGCAG ATTCGAAGACactgaaagaagagaagagggaGGAATTATTTGAGAATTTGAAGGCTGACGAATCCATTGGGTGGGCTGTTGATATCATAGATCCAAGGGAACTTTCGGCCAAAATGCTGAAGAA AAATAAGATAAACCTGAATGAAATCTCACATGACTCTGCCATTGGCCTTATCACTAAAGTCCTAAACATGGGAGTTCTTCTAACTGAG GTTTATGTGGATACGGTGGGAGATGCTGAGAAGTATAGGACTAAACTGTCTGAAAGATTCCCTGCTGTCAAGTTTGTCGTTGCAAAGAAGGCTGATAGTCTTTATCCAGTTGTCAGTGGGGCAAGCATAGTTGCAAAA GTCACAAGAGACAGAGCTTTGCGGGACTGGGTGCTTGAGGAAACAGCTGAAGACTTGCACAAAGACTTTGGTTCTGGATATCCTGGAG ATCCAAATACTAAGGCCTGGTTGCAACATCACAAACACTTGGTTTTTGGATTCCCAACATTGGTCCGTTTCAGCTGGGGTACATGCACTCCCTATTTCAAAGACATTGTTGAAGTCTCATG GGAATCCAATGAAACGGATGGAGATGGTTCTAGCAGTGCTAATGGCAAGCGGCAATTGAAATTAAGTAATTTTGGTGTCACAAAATCCAAAAGAAAGATTGAAGAAATTGAATCAAGTGGTAAAGGACGCTGCAAATTTTTTATGGCTCGTAAACTTGAGCAAGTCACTCAATTCTAA
- the LOC18786639 gene encoding ribonuclease H2 subunit A isoform X2, producing MGSGAAIPQWTSEPCIMGIDEAGRGPVLGPMVYGCLYCARSYEKTLSSLNFADSKTLKEEKREELFENLKADESIGWAVDIIDPRELSAKMLKKNKINLNEISHDSAIGLITKVLNMGVLLTEVTRDRALRDWVLEETAEDLHKDFGSGYPGDPNTKAWLQHHKHLVFGFPTLVRFSWGTCTPYFKDIVEVSWESNETDGDGSSSANGKRQLKLSNFGVTKSKRKIEEIESSGKGRCKFFMARKLEQVTQF from the exons ATGGGATCGGGCGCCGCAATCCCCCAATGGACCTCAGAGCCTTGCATCATGGGCATCGATGAAGCTGGCCGAGGCCCTGTTTTAG GTCCAATGGTGTACGGATGCTTGTACTGTGCTCGCTCGTATGAGAAGACTCTCTCCTCTTTGAATTTTGCAG ATTCGAAGACactgaaagaagagaagagggaGGAATTATTTGAGAATTTGAAGGCTGACGAATCCATTGGGTGGGCTGTTGATATCATAGATCCAAGGGAACTTTCGGCCAAAATGCTGAAGAA AAATAAGATAAACCTGAATGAAATCTCACATGACTCTGCCATTGGCCTTATCACTAAAGTCCTAAACATGGGAGTTCTTCTAACTGAG GTCACAAGAGACAGAGCTTTGCGGGACTGGGTGCTTGAGGAAACAGCTGAAGACTTGCACAAAGACTTTGGTTCTGGATATCCTGGAG ATCCAAATACTAAGGCCTGGTTGCAACATCACAAACACTTGGTTTTTGGATTCCCAACATTGGTCCGTTTCAGCTGGGGTACATGCACTCCCTATTTCAAAGACATTGTTGAAGTCTCATG GGAATCCAATGAAACGGATGGAGATGGTTCTAGCAGTGCTAATGGCAAGCGGCAATTGAAATTAAGTAATTTTGGTGTCACAAAATCCAAAAGAAAGATTGAAGAAATTGAATCAAGTGGTAAAGGACGCTGCAAATTTTTTATGGCTCGTAAACTTGAGCAAGTCACTCAATTCTAA
- the LOC18785311 gene encoding uncharacterized protein LOC18785311 yields the protein MGIIEIGLFLMIFSHHYLVAPASPLRKASPSEFMQETTTEDEGANGHGSNGSDDDSDNSRSRIAHSGKLEHGYSHGSAKGRSTSIGENGNNGGTRSPNTQGSTFVPVYTAGSVNNRHHNNHHGAANSIKKCIGLPTLFASSWASLVHLYMVF from the exons ATGGGGATTATAGAAATAGGGTTGTTTCTGATGATCTTTTCCCACCATTACCTTGTGGCGCCTGCATCTCCTCTTCGCAAGGCCTCGCCTTCAG AATTTATGCAGGAAACCACCACAGAAGATGAAGGTGCAAATGGACATGGAAGCAATGGTAGTGATGATGATAGTGATAATAGCAGAAGCAGAATAGCACATAGCGGCAAACTTGAACATGGATACAGTCATGGAAGTGCAAAGGGCAGATCAACTAGTATTGGTGAGAATGGAAATAACGGCGGGACCAGATCTCCAAATACACAAGGTTCAACTTTCGTACCTGTATACACAGCAGGTTCAGTTAACAATCGCCACCATAACAATCACCATGGTGCTGCCAACAGCATCAAGAAATGCATTGGACTGCCCACCTTGTTCGCATCCAGCTGGGCGTCTCTTGTACATCTGTATATGGTATTCTGA